Within Acidimicrobiia bacterium, the genomic segment ACGCGACCGACTTCGAGTCGCACGAGGCGTTCGTCGACTCGGTGATCGCGGTCGTCGGCGACCTCGACCTCGTCGTGCTCGCCGCCGGTGTGCTCGGTGACGCGGAACGCGCCGCGCACGATGCCGCGACCGCGGTCGAGATCGTGCAGACGAACTTCACCGGGCTCGTGTCGGTCACGATCCCGCTCGTCGCGCGCCTGCGCGCACAGGGCCACGGCACGATCGTGCTGCTCTCGTCGGTCGCGGGCGAACGCGTCCGCAAGGCGAACTTCGTATACGGATCGTCGAAGGCCGGGGTCGACGGCTTCTTCCAGGGCCTCGGCGACTCGCTCGTCGGTTCCGGCATCCACGTCGTCATCGTGCGCCCCGGGTTCGTGCGCACGAAGATGACCGAGGGGATGCCCGACGCGCCGATGTCGACGACCGCCGACGTCGTCGCGAACGCGGTCGTCGACGCCGTGGCGCGCGATCAGGAGATCGTGTGGGTTCCGGGTCCGCTGCGCGCGGTCATGGCGGTCGTGCGGCATCTCCCCCGCGCGATCTTCCGCAAGCTTCCGGTGTGACGACGTGAACCACGAACGCCGCGAGCGCAGCGGGCACGCGACCTCGATCGGCCCCACACCGCGTTCGGAGCGGCGCGCGCGACCATGAGAACCATCGCCTGCTTCGACTTCGACGGCACGTTGACGCGTGCCGACACGCTCGGGCCGTTCCTGCGCGTGGTCGCGGGCAACGGCCCGTTCCTGCGCGCGTTCGCGGCCGACGCGCCGCGGCTCGCCCTCGCCGGCGCGGGTGCGGGGTCGCGGGACGACGCGAAGGAACGCATGCTGCGGCGGCTGCTCGGCGGGCGCGACCACGCCGATCTCGTGATCCGCGGGAACGTGTACGCCGACGACGTGGTCGCGCGGCGGATGCGGGTCGACATGGTCGACCGGCTGCGCTGGCACGTCGAGCGCGGTCACGAGGTCGCGATCGTGTCCGCATCGCTCGACGTGTACATCGACGGCGTCGCGGAGCAACTCGGCGTGGAGACGGTGCTGTGCAGCCGGCTCGAGGTCGACGACGACGGCCGCGTCACCGGCCGGCTCGTCGGCGGCAACTGCCGCGGCGCCGGGAAGGCGCAACGCATCCGCGAGCGCTTCGGCACCGACGGGTACGAGCTGTGGGCGTACGGCGACAGCGCGGGCGACGCCGAGATGCTCGCGGCGGCCGACCATCCCGTGCGCCTCACGCGCCGCGGGCGCATCCGGATTCCCACGCCGTAGCCGAGATACGAGCCGTGGACGAGTTCGACGACCTTCCGATCATCGAGCTCGACAGCGAGGACGGGCCGGTGCCGGAGCGCGTGCCGAACCGCGTCCCACGGCGACGCGCGGTCTTGGTCGGCGTCGCGATCGCGCTCCTGGCCGGCGCGATCGTCGCCGTCGTCGCGGGTCACGCGCATCACGCGCGCGCTCGGTCGTCGGCGACGATCGTGCTCCCGCCGCCCGCGAGCGCGACCACACAGCCCGTCGACCGGGTCGACCCCGAAGCCGAGTTCGTGAGCGAGATGGGTGTCGTCGCACCGCGCGGCGCGTGGGCGATCAACACGCTCGGAGTCGCGCTCACGAGCGACGGGCTCAAGTGGCGCAACATCACGCCGCCCGGGTTCGGCAATCCGGTTCAGTCGACGAGCGCGCTCGCGGTGCTCGACGCGCGCCACGCGTGGATCGCGACCAACGTTCCGGAGCCGACGATCTGGCGCACGTCCGACGGCGGGCATGTGTGGCAGCCGACGCACGTGAGCCTGTGCAGCGGATCGTGCGGGCCGGTCGTCGGGCTCGACTTCCTCGACGCCCGCAACGGTTGGGCGGCGGTCGTGGGGGAGAACGGCGGCGGCGCGCTCGCCGTCACCGACGACGGCGGCACGACGTGGCGCGGGCTCGGCGCGACACCGTTCCTCGGGCCGATCCACTTCGCCGACACACAGCACGGCTGGGCGACGAGCCGCATCCAACCGGGATCGATCTTCCGGACCGACGACGGCGGGAGCACGTGGTCGTCGGTCGCCCGCGCCGATCCCGGGGCCACACCGATCGGTTCGCCGGTCTTCGTCGGCGCGCACACTGTCGTCGCCGCGTCGGTCACGAGTGACCAGCGCGTGCTCGTCGAGCAGTCGACCGACGGCGGCCGTGCGTGGGCGACCGTGCACGCGCCCGACGCCGGGCCGCACGATCCGTACGCGGGCGTCACCGCGACGAGCGCCTCGGAATGGATGCTGTCCGACGGCGCACGCCTGTACCTCACGCGCGACGCGGGCGCGCACTGGACCACGCTGCGTCCCACGCACACACGGTTGGTGAGCGTCGCGTTCGCGTCTCGCACCGACGGCTGGGTGCAGGCCGACGTTCCGGACTGTGGTCGCCCGATCGGTGGCTGCATCGACCAGTATCTGTACGGCACCGTCGACGGCGGCCGGACCTGGACCCTCCGCTCGCCGACGGCGGGGATCACCGCGAACCGTTTGCCCTGACCATGCGCCCTTCACCTCGCGCGTGAACCCGCCGATAGCTCCCCCACGACTCCGACAGAAGTGAGACCGCGTTCATGCGAGCCCCCCGCCTGATCCTCGCCCTCCTCGCCACCACCGTCGTCGCGACGGGCCTGCTCCCGGCCGCCGCGGCGCACGCGAGCACGACACCGAGTTGGTCGACCACGACGGCCGGATGGAACCGGTCGTCGTCGCCCGTCATCGCCGACGTGAACGGCGACGGGCAGAACGACATCGTCGTCGGCGGCGAGGACGGCCAGGTGCGCGTGCTGAACGCAGACGGCCAAGCGCTCGCGGGCTGGCCGAAGCCCGCGACGATCAACAGCACGTCGGCTACCGCGATCGACAGCTCCCCCGCGGTCGGCGACCTCGACCACGACGGGAAGAACGAGGTCGTCGTCGGCGCAGGCTCGCTGTTCCAGACGAACCACAACGGCGGGATCGTCGTGTACCGCAGCGACGGATCGGTGCGCTGCCGGTTCCAGACGCGCGACACCTTCAACGAGTGGAACGGCGGCGGACCCGACGGCTACTCCGACGGCGTGTACTCGACGCCGGCCATCGGCGACGTGAACGGCGACGGCTATCCCGACATCGTGTTCGGAAGCTGGGACCACTACATCCACGCGATC encodes:
- a CDS encoding decaprenylphospho-beta-D-erythro-pentofuranosid-2-ulose 2-reductase, with the translated sequence MRDAVGSVQSVLVLGGGSDIGIAIARRLVARHAHTIVLAGRKPERFEETAAALRAAGAARVECLPFDATDFESHEAFVDSVIAVVGDLDLVVLAAGVLGDAERAAHDAATAVEIVQTNFTGLVSVTIPLVARLRAQGHGTIVLLSSVAGERVRKANFVYGSSKAGVDGFFQGLGDSLVGSGIHVVIVRPGFVRTKMTEGMPDAPMSTTADVVANAVVDAVARDQEIVWVPGPLRAVMAVVRHLPRAIFRKLPV
- a CDS encoding HAD-IB family hydrolase — protein: MRTIACFDFDGTLTRADTLGPFLRVVAGNGPFLRAFAADAPRLALAGAGAGSRDDAKERMLRRLLGGRDHADLVIRGNVYADDVVARRMRVDMVDRLRWHVERGHEVAIVSASLDVYIDGVAEQLGVETVLCSRLEVDDDGRVTGRLVGGNCRGAGKAQRIRERFGTDGYELWAYGDSAGDAEMLAAADHPVRLTRRGRIRIPTP
- a CDS encoding YCF48-related protein, with amino-acid sequence MDEFDDLPIIELDSEDGPVPERVPNRVPRRRAVLVGVAIALLAGAIVAVVAGHAHHARARSSATIVLPPPASATTQPVDRVDPEAEFVSEMGVVAPRGAWAINTLGVALTSDGLKWRNITPPGFGNPVQSTSALAVLDARHAWIATNVPEPTIWRTSDGGHVWQPTHVSLCSGSCGPVVGLDFLDARNGWAAVVGENGGGALAVTDDGGTTWRGLGATPFLGPIHFADTQHGWATSRIQPGSIFRTDDGGSTWSSVARADPGATPIGSPVFVGAHTVVAASVTSDQRVLVEQSTDGGRAWATVHAPDAGPHDPYAGVTATSASEWMLSDGARLYLTRDAGAHWTTLRPTHTRLVSVAFASRTDGWVQADVPDCGRPIGGCIDQYLYGTVDGGRTWTLRSPTAGITANRLP